Within Metabacillus sp. KUDC1714, the genomic segment CCCATACAAGGAAGGCATCAAAGACCACTTTAAAACCACTTGCATTGATAAAATCACAATCCTCAATCCCGGTTAATGTTTTACAAAACTCAGTTAGAGGCTCCTGATTTTCGGGTTTTATAAAACGATCAAAATACGTAATTTCTCCTGTTTCAAGATTATATTTTACAGCTCCTAAACGAATGGCCTCCATATTCTCAAAATCCATACCTGAATCAGAACATAACATTTCAAAATCGAAAAAGACATATTGCTTATAATCAGCCATTCATATCCCCCCTAACAGGTAATTATATGGGGGATATGGTGAAAGTGGAAGATCCAATAATTGTAAATTCTTCACCAATCCTCACCCGAATCACTTTATTCAATTGCTAATCTGAATAATAAAAGTGCTAGCAAACAGGTTATTGGAGTCATTACCATTTTTTCCAAGACAGAGGCTGAAGCTAAATTGCCCATTGTATTAAGCGCCATAAGTCCAAACATTACCCATGTTCCAACATTCACAGTTTTTTTGAACTTTCCGTTGAAAACATATCCTGCTTTTACAGCAACAATTGTCATAAATAGTAGTTGCACAACTATAGATATGCTTTCAAAAATGATTAAATCTACTTCATTCTTTAAACGTCCTCCCCATACAAAATCATATGGTACAACTTTTAGAAGTATCAGGAGATGCATGAAAAGCGCAATTGTATTAATGGTGATTATTATAATACTTGCCAGTCTAATGCTGATTAACTTTTTCATTTTCTCCTCCATTTTCAATTGTGGTATTATAAGCTGTACCAAATTTAAATAACTCTAAATGCAATATATTCAACCATTTGAGAATTATGATGAATGGTAAAGTAGGTAGAAAAGCTGAAGTGCTGTTTAGCTATTATTTTGTAAAACAAGCATCATAACTAATAATCAATTATTAATTTTTCTATCTTTCGATTTTTCACCTCGAAAAAACCACATTCACCTCGAAAAAACCACATTCGAGGTGAATGTGGATTTTCGTTAAGGATTGTTCATTAATATTGTATCAAGTTTGTAATTTACATCTTCAAAGGTTAATTGAATTAATCAATAATTATTAATTCCAATAGAGCAGCAAATTGAATTGCCTGGTGAGTAGAAACTTTACATCCCTTTAGGTCAGTTATAGAAACTGTAAGTGATTCAAAAGTAGATGTACTAATGTCTATCCCCTTGAGTGATGTTCTTTCAAAGCTAACACTATTTATGTTGCACGAATTAAATTCGAGTTTTTTAAATAAACATTCATAAAAATCGGAACTCTCTAAAGAAGTATCTAGAAATTTAACTTTTTCTAGCCTAGAATTCCCGAAAGAAGCCAAGTTAAGTAAAGAATCATTAAACTCAACATTACCAAAGCTAGACTCAGTAAAATCCACACCTAGTAATTTACAATTCGTGAATTTTACTCTGTGTATGGAAGAGTTTCGCATTTTAGCATTCGAAAAATCGCAGTTATCAAAAAATACATCGGTTATATCAATATT encodes:
- a CDS encoding pentapeptide repeat-containing protein; this translates as MKIESPKIPNDLPLKNFNDIFYEEDPELELCQINDSIFDNEMLPRVRLYKMIISNCKFNNTDFSNIDITDVFFDNCDFSNAKMRNSSIHRVKFTNCKLLGVDFTESSFGNVEFNDSLLNLASFGNSRLEKVKFLDTSLESSDFYECLFKKLEFNSCNINSVSFERTSLKGIDISTSTFESLTVSITDLKGCKVSTHQAIQFAALLELIIID